A region of the Kribbella sp. NBC_01245 genome:
GCCACCATGCCAGCATCGCGTGCGCGCCAAGGTGGACAAACCCGAGCCCATACGTGGTGTCTAAAGGAATGTTGAGCGATCTCCGAAGATGCGTTGCCGGTTTGCCGCCATGTTGTCGACATCTGCCGGGCGGCACCGAAGTGCGACCAGCGGCTGTTTCGCGGTGGGATGAACGACCTCTAGCCACTCAACCCCACCGTGTTCCTCGAAGCAGTACAGCATCGCACTGAAACGCCTGAGATTGAATCCGACGAAGTAGGGGGTCGTCGCGCCATCAACGATGTCGACCCCCTGAAGATGGCCCGTGTGAAGGTCGATCCCCCGTTCATGCAAATGGCTCAGTGACGCTTCTGCTGCGCGTCGTAAATTGCTAGCCGATGTCCATCGACGATCAAGATGAGGTCCAACGACGCGCTCGCCGATGATCTGCCCGATGGGAAGGTCTAACCGGTCGACCAAGAGGATTCGCGCTTCGATGAGTTGGATCAACTCCTGGAGCACGTATCGCGGAAGCCAATGCTCAAGCCCTTCAAAGGCGGGCAGCATCGCGTCACGTGCGGCGCGACCAGCGCTGGGATCCGGCGTGATCCCGTCGATGCGCTCGAAGGCTGTCTCAAGGGTTTCACCTCGTCGCCGGACGATAGTCATTGGCACATCGTCGTGCCCGGTATGCCGCTCGAAGAGAATTTCGATAGAGCGCGTTCGCCCGCGTAGCGCCATCCGGAGCGCAGCGTATGGATCGCGACCGCAGGACATGCTGGAGATGAAATGCGACCGCCACTCCTTATCATGACGATCGATGTCAATGGCCACATCGACATCGCTGGGCTCGAAGCTGCCTCGAGCATACGAACCGAAGACCTGTCCTGCATCTCTGCTTGACTGCAGCGAGTTCTGTAGGCAGGGAAACGCCGCCGGATGCGTAGTCTGGGTAGAGTCGTGCTGTCAACGGCAGCTGAAAATGAACCCCTTTGCGGCGGCCGCCTGGGGGTCAGTTTCCACGCGCCGGCGACACGTGCAATGAGCGATTCCGCTGGTACACACCCGCAGGGCTCGGAAGGCGCGGTTCATGCTCAGCTCGTCGCCCTCGCCGAAGAGTGGGCGACCGCGATAGTCTCCAACAACGCTGCGCGGATCGCCAGTTTCATGGACGACGAGTGGGTGATCGTCTCCGAGTCAGGTGTCTCGTCCAAGGAGCAGTTCCTCTCGGTCGTCGAGTCTGGAGAGCTGACCCACTCGGCCATGCAACGCGTCAGCGAGCCCAGGATTCGAGCTTACGGCGATACGGCGGTCTATACGGCACGGGTGACGAATACGGCCCACCACCTGGGCCGGCAATTCGACGCCGACGAATGGACGACCGATGTATTCGTGCAGCGGAATGGCCGCTGGCTATGCGTGCTCAGCCACATCGCGACAGCAGCCCCGGCCTGAGCAACCGCTAGCCCTCAATGTCTCGGTCCACACCCCCGCTGACGGAGTGGCTCGGCGGGGTCCTGCGCGGTAACTGCACTCAG
Encoded here:
- a CDS encoding nuclear transport factor 2 family protein, translating into MLSTAAENEPLCGGRLGVSFHAPATRAMSDSAGTHPQGSEGAVHAQLVALAEEWATAIVSNNAARIASFMDDEWVIVSESGVSSKEQFLSVVESGELTHSAMQRVSEPRIRAYGDTAVYTARVTNTAHHLGRQFDADEWTTDVFVQRNGRWLCVLSHIATAAPA